The DNA region AGTTCATAATAAACACAATTCCATCTTTACAAATTCATGTGGATAAATAAGGCAAGACAAACTAAAGGTAATAGATTAAAGTTGCTGTCCTattatgtctttttttttttgtagacaAGTGTTTTTTTCCTCAACACTTCAATCATGGTGTTCTTAACTTGGTGGGAATTGAACCCGAAACCTAAACATTTTTGTTCATTACACTTGCCACTTGAGCTACTATAGTTGAGTTTATGTCTAAGGATGTTGAAATCACTAACTTTGTAGAATGATAAATAAATGAGTAATTTGAGGGGAGAGACTCATCCAAAGTTTGTGTGGTGGGAAATAAATACGGAGAGGCGCACTAAAGGAATATGCTTAGTTAGAGTTGATGACATAAGGAGTATAAAGAGATTGAGCCAAAAAGATTTTTCCATAAGTCTCTCTTCATTTAACTACCAATCTAGGCTGATGTTTGTATATATCTAGGCTATGATGTTTGTTCTATATCATTATTGCAGACGGTATAGTGCTTTCTGTTGCGTGCCTCTCTAGTATCTATTCCTAATTTAAATTCAGTAATAGTTGAGGAGCTAGTGGAAGAGAGAAAGCTTAATTAATACCATTAATTTTATGTGTCAAAGTTTCATCAACTTCATGTGGTTCTGATGAGAACTATGTTCCATGGTATCTCATTTGATACTATACTCCCAAGCATGACCTGTCGATTATAGTTTTGAGTCTCTTGGAGGTTTCTTGTTCCTAAGGGGGATAAGCCTTGCCTACACGTTAGGGCTCCAATGAAAACAGGTTTTGGGATTGTATGCTATTTGAAATATCAAACTTGGCCTATTCCAAAGACCACTTTTATCATTTCCATGAGCACTTACCCCAAGTGACTGGGGTTGTTTGTCTTCCTAACAAATACACATTTAGTCGTTTATGCTTAAGTGGGAAGTTGTTCTTTATTTAACTACCTTCATTTATAAATTGTAATCTCCTTGTAATAAGTTTATcaattcaaaatatatgaaatctCCTTTCTCTTCAAAATTCTATAGGAGAAGTTGTTCTTTTTCTCTATATGTTGTATATCTGCTAGTCTTAGAATGGTAGATTTAGATAGTTTAAAAATTAGAGTTTCATTACTACTGACCATTATGCAGAAGAACCTTTCTTTCTTAAATTGGggaatttcattttttaattctcTCTTTATTTGGTTTTGTCATATCAAATGACATTTCAAACAGGTTATGTGCCCCTTCCCAAATTTACAATTTTCCTGGTGAAATGCCATTAAGATAAAAAAACTCGACATAATCAAAATCAGTGGGTTGTTCACCAGGCCTTTACATGCTTAAAAATAGTGTGTTACAGTGGTACTGATGTTTCCGAACTCTTGTTGTACATCAAAATACGCTATTTTATTTGTTCTTGGTTGATATTCCTTTGTAACAATGGAAATTAATTCTTATCTGTCATTTTTCAccatttatgatattatttccTATTTTATTATGAACTCGGGACATTTTCCTTTTGGGAGTTTTCAGTACGAAACGTTGCCTTGTTAGTCTCTACTAAATTTGTTACCAGCATCTAGTTCTGTGATCTTagtgaatgttttttttaatattattcctCTACTACTTAAATCTAGCATGTTGCTATGTGTCTATAATTTGTCGCCTTTATGTTTTCACGGTCCATTAGCtgttatattcttaaaattgtATTTTGCTGTATTTTGTTTAGTATAAGcgttaattttaagaaaatcataCAAGGGATGGACATTATAAATGCATATGTAGATGGAAATGCTATAATCATGTTATTGGTGTTttgaacattttaattattgGATTAGGAGTGAATTTAGTGATAGTGTATCCTAAATGCTAGTGcactaaatcaaatattttgcaTATGAATTCTGCCTCACTGCGTAGAGATACTGTTACATTCTATATTTTCaatagagtaatgataggaaACAGAAAAAATCTTGACAATAATGTGTAGGTAATGATGTATCatggattgaaaatttaataggagagaattttcaaatttttaatccAATTAACACATCATTCCCTACACATTCTTGTCAAAAAATTTCCCGctttctatcatttttcttttcaatataactactttaacaaaattattgagAACAATAATTGCGAAAGATAAGTTCCAAGATCTCATATTCGTGTTCCTATTTTACGCTAGGCCATCACATCAACTGCTGTGAAGAAAGGAGGGCTCTCAACTGGAGATGTAGCAGCACAATACAAGTACAAGAACACTTTAGTCGACATCAAAGTTGATACAGAATCAAATGTTAGATACTTTTTCATCTTATAAATtgctttatttgattttttggaAATAATTATTGTCACAGATTGAGCATCCCCtgatgtaatttaatttatcatttgcAGATCTCAACAACTTTGACTTTTACTGAGGTGGTCCCATCAACAAAGACCATTACTTCATTCAAATTTCCTGATTACAATTCTGGGAAGGTACTTTTGAATTTGAAACTGAGATATATACTTGTGGACTGACTCCTTTTAACTGTCTTGTACATGTACAGCTGGAGGTTCAGTATTTCCATCACCATGCAACTTTTACTACTGCTGTTGCTTTGAAGCAATTACCTGTTCTTGATATCTCCCTTACTATTGGTGCTCCAACATTTGCTATTGGTGCTGAGGCTGGATATGAGACTAGTTCTGGTAACTTCTCCAAGTATACAGCTGGAATCAGCATTACCAAACCAGACTTTTCTGCATCGATAATTCTGTAAGTGAATTGTTATCTTTTAATGATCTGCCTAGTTTGGTTTGAGAAGAAAAATAGAGAGGAGACAAGTTTTTCTTAATTTggatcattttcttttaattgaGGGGAACAGCTAAGGGGACAATGGAGAACCAAATATTAGGAGTTCATATTACAACTAGGAAGAGTTTGGAGGATAATGATAGAGAATATAGAATAGGAGGAAGAGTAAATAACTTTTGGAAATTATGTATAGTGTGTTCTTCAAATGTTTACAAGTACAAAgggaaaaacataaataaacaaaatagaatGGAAGAGGAGGAGCCCCCTTGATCCTTTACTTGGGGAGTGCATGAAGTAATGAGGAGAGCGAGATAGAACAAGGGTATTGCTGTAATTTCACTCCCCTTCAAGTTGGGTAGTACAAGTAAATGACCAACTTGCTGCACAATTTGTAAAAGTTTGATCTAGGACGAGCCTTACTGGTGGGTGTCCACTACTTGATTGCTCGAGGAGACAAAGTTATGTTCAATTGAACAAGGGGAGCGCATGAAGTAATGAGGAGAGCGAGATAGAACAAGTATTGATGTATTTTTTCACTCCCCTTCAAGTTGGGTAATAGATGTTGTGAATGATCAACTTGCTGCACAATTCGTAAAAGTTTGATCTAGGACGAGCCATAATGGTGCGTGTCCATTACTTGATTACTCGAGGAGACATAGTTAGGTTCAATTGAATATCAacttaattagattatattaGAATAGTTAGATGGTTATTATTAGTTAGTCTATAATGTCACATAATTATCCTAACTAgctaactaaattaaatatatatatgttgtagGGAAGATAAAGGAAACTCAATAAGGGCATCATATGTGCATCATTTAGATAAACTGAAGAAAAGTAGCTCAGTTGCAGAGATTGCCAGAACATTGTCTACAAATGAGAACACATTTACCTTTGGTGGATCGATATCGATTGACCGACTAACAGTGGTGAAAGCAAAGCTTAACAATAATGGAAAGCTCGGAGCGTTATTGCAGCACGAGGTCTTGCCAAAATCGCTTGTTACCATCTCTAGTGAGTTTGACACCAAGGCCTTAAATAAGTCCCCAAAGTTCGGTTTGGCCCTAGCTCTCAAGCCGTGATCATGACATTATGTCGCAAAAGAACAACCCTAATTGACCAAAATTGCAGATTGAGAAAAGAGATgaatattcattcattcaatatGTTGTTATTGAATGCTGTCCACCTTAGAATCTAGATGAAAATTCAATTTTGCTTTCTTTTTAATTTGGTTCCAATTGTTATATTTCTTCTCCTGCCTCATATTACTAATTGTTTTAtatcttaaatataatattcatataattgaactattaatcaattatcaaaataatcattTGTTTCTTGTTCATGCTGAAGCTCTAGCCATCCTTATGTTGTCATTTTgcaattaacatgaattttaatatcttaatcaAACTTTCTAATTTTAGAGTGGTAATAACTtctgataaattaaaaaaatagtaactaatgttcatttttttttattataagttgaatTAGAACTTCAATTTCGAAGTAGGTACATGATACATTGTCAATGTAAAAATtgtgattttaatttaattgaaatataatatttatttaaaaataataatgttttgattgaGAGGACATTGTCATGATTATAAATATGgtttaaatatcatttaaggCTTGAATTTGAAACGATTTGACCATATAGTGCTCGAACTTTCAAATGATCTATATAAGGTTTGAactttcacatatttaaccattTGAGTTTTCGTCTCAAACAGACCAAGCGTCCGTCTATTTAGGGGTGTTTATCAGTTcagttttcgggttattcgagtttatCAGTTCGGTTTTttcgaattatatttttttggctaattcgaaaaccgaaccgaattcgaatttgatattcagttcgaatttcgaataattcgaattcgaaccgaattcaattttttttccttttattgttaaatctttaattcatattattctaattcaaaacaaaatttgaattatgatgTATCAAAATTTGAATGGCGAAGCTAgatcttgaattcaaaataggTGCTAAACGACACGAAGATATATCAAGATTTAACAGTTTTGACAAAGAAGAGGTAAGACATAACAAGGTTAAATAGATCAAACTCAGAGATGTAGTTGAAGCCTGAAGACTTTTTCATGTGAGAATGGAGAAGAGATGTAGTTGAAGCCTAAAGGCTCTTTCATATGAAAATGAAGATGAAAGAGGTAGGTGACTACTAAAGACGACGGCTTGAGATGTTATGAGAATAGAGATAGGAAAGCTAGAGATATTATTTGATTAGGTTAGAGAATAAAAAGGGAATAGGTTTAGAACATATATGAGGTGGGCTGATGAGAaattaggtttagagaataAATAGGAGGTGGACTGAGAAATTAGGTTTAAAGAATAAAGATGAGGTGTGTTGTTGAGAAATTAAGTTTAGAGTATAAAGATGAATTTATGGTTAGAGAATATAAATGAGGTAAGTAGTTAAGAaattaggtttagagaatgaagaaggaattattatatataataaatgatataatatataataaaataaataaattattatatataataaatcgtatattatatataataaataatacaaaatggATTCGGTTTTCTGtttaaaccaattcgaaaaccgtatttgaattcgaattggtttgaaaaccaaaaataatattcgaatttggtttattcgaattcgatgaattcgaattcggtcggatattcggttcataccaaatattgaacaccctaCATATATTTATGacattgtgtttttttttcctgCCACATAATTCTTTTATTGTCACGtactgaaaataaataaatataataaaaaattaaaagtccTAAATTATAAACCCTAGATCGTAAAATCTCTATTTCTCTCACTTATTTTCTTCTTCGTCTCTCGACGTTGTTGTGATTCTCATCTTAAATCTTGGGCGGTTTATCATCGAAGCTTGGACGCAGTTCATTGAAGCCATGGCCGTAGTTCATTTCGACTGATTGACCGACCAAAATGTATGTTTTGTACATAGGTAAAAGGTATGTTTTGTTATGTTTCATTTTTCAGTTTAATGCCGGAACGAGTTAATGTTATGCTTCAATTTTCAAACTTACACACAAATATCATTTGAATGAGTTATTTGTATGATCTCAACCTTAATGTGTGTGTGTTTGAAAATTGAAGCATAACATTAACTCATTCCGGCATTAAACtgaaaaaatgaaacataaCAAAACATACATTTCACATATGTACAAAACAAACATTTCAGTCGGTCAGTCGGTCGAGATGAACTGCGGCCAAGGCTTCGATAAACTCCGCCCAAGCTTCAATAAACTGTGTCCAAGCTTCGATGATGAACTCGCCCAAGATTTAAGACGAGAATCACATCAACATCgagagatgaagaagaagataagtgagaaaaaaaaaagattttacattataatgtttttagtttagggtttttaatacgtgaaaataaaataattatgagacAGTTAAAAAAAACGCTGTTATAAATAGACGGACGTTTGGAAAACaatggttaaatatgtaaaagttTGAGCCCTATATAAatcatttgaaatatataaatcatttgaaAGTTCGAACCGATATGATTAAACCGTTTAAGTTCGAgcctaaaataatatttcagtcttataaatttgttagaaaaataactCTGATTTAGACCCATCATTGTGGTGCTttccaataacaaaatatataataatatatataatataacaactaggaataataaaataataaagtcttAGTTTACCATCGAAATTTGTAGGATAATGCTTGCACGCATGTGCTTGCATACATGGAATGAATTAATAGTTGGATCTCATTTggtgattataatattttattttaagatagaGACAAAATCTTAAACTAaatgtttattcaatttttctaattaattcacTGACTATttctagttttatttaattaaaaaacagattttaatattcaaaatgaGGTCACTActtctcaaatatttattaagaagCTTTTTACTAGTCAAATTGACTTGTATAAATGAatgctaattaattatatgatgtacaaattgattgatttaattattttgccAAATTCAATCAAATTCATAGTTAATGTATATGAACTTAGCTCAATTCGATTAATTTAAAtccaatatataaattatatcagcattcatttaacacatagtTTTCACCCACACTTCAACAATTCAGTagataataattgaatttaacaaattaaagtgGGAAATTATGTTGTTGGTTTTTCTGGCTTTCAAAGTTTTTTCTTGAAGTTACAATAAACAACCAtgaatgaattttattttaaaataagtaattctTAGTTTAAATCAATCCTATAATCTCGACAATTAATTGTATAGGTTCAAGACATTAACCAATACAATAATGTAGAGTTTTAGGTAATATAGGATAGTAGTTGTATAGAAGTATATAAATtgtaactatatataaataatataagaaaaatataagttgtataaCTAACCGTGTTGTTtggtttaaattataaaaaaattgtataaatttgtAATCCTGATAACCCTTTTTTCGTTGAAAAGTTTGAGGTTCGaaaaattttaacattagtTTGCGTGtcgagaattttttttaataaaatattattaaaataagatttataaaaatatgtcccaacattttaaaattaattataacaataattaatttttgatcaaattttaaacaattttttaaatttaagataatcaaatcataatttgattaagagaaatttttatttaaattaattaaaaattatttatttacttaaagagtcgtcaattaattttttatatttaaaatcaataaaatgttttgTATACATTTACAACCGTATATTTAATTAGAGATTCTTTTGAATTCGGTGTttgtgatactcgagaaagggcTTCGCACTATATCATCCATACCCGTTAAAGGACGGTCTCTATTTTGTAAAATCttgacttttgaaaaattattttactacgttttatttaaccaattatttttcaagtcatAGACATGCATACActtttcttgcatttaaaattatagaataatatttaaatgttggtacctgCGATTGTTGTCGATGAATTTTGAGGAAAATACCTAAAAAGTATTAGTTTAAGGTATTaggatctaaaaataaaatcccaaacaaacccttatccaaaatattattttatgaaaatattctgaaattattttgaaattgttttctatttttgtagatttttaga from Impatiens glandulifera chromosome 5, dImpGla2.1, whole genome shotgun sequence includes:
- the LOC124939941 gene encoding mitochondrial outer membrane protein porin 2-like; its protein translation is MSFLADMSKGPGLFSDIGKKAKDLLTKDYISDQKFSVSSYSHAGVAITSTAVKKGGLSTGDVAAQYKYKNTLVDIKVDTESNISTTLTFTEVVPSTKTITSFKFPDYNSGKLEVQYFHHHATFTTAVALKQLPVLDISLTIGAPTFAIGAEAGYETSSGNFSKYTAGISITKPDFSASIILEDKGNSIRASYVHHLDKLKKSSSVAEIARTLSTNENTFTFGGSISIDRLTVVKAKLNNNGKLGALLQHEVLPKSLVTISSEFDTKALNKSPKFGLALALKP